One genomic region from Haladaptatus caseinilyticus encodes:
- a CDS encoding Gfo/Idh/MocA family protein — protein MQRIGLVGSGFMAMTHATSYQEIECAEVVAVASLDEDRETFAAEKTPDADVYNDAEKMMAEADITAVDICTPTPTHRPFVEAAVEHELNIFCEKPLARTVEDADAIVDIVSNTSITFMTGHVLRYFPEYVEAKRRIDAGEVGILGTLHTERLSSPPRYGTNSWFGDREQSGGVLLDMAIHDFDYLRWVVGEVDHVFARTAEWDDGHLNEHSSVLLRFEDGTAAHVEASWGYPEGSPFITSYELAGDEGLLEFDARDENAVRISGGAEGTNAPVSPLAKSPYTKELEHFIDCAENGRDPDISPDDARQAVRIALAAIESSERGEPVSPMEVGA, from the coding sequence ATGCAACGAATCGGGTTAGTGGGTAGTGGCTTTATGGCCATGACTCACGCTACCAGTTACCAAGAAATAGAGTGTGCCGAGGTGGTTGCGGTCGCATCGCTTGATGAGGATCGAGAGACCTTCGCGGCGGAAAAAACACCGGACGCCGACGTCTACAACGATGCCGAGAAGATGATGGCTGAAGCTGACATCACGGCCGTCGATATTTGTACACCGACGCCGACGCACCGACCATTCGTCGAGGCAGCCGTCGAACACGAACTGAATATATTCTGTGAAAAACCACTTGCTCGTACTGTAGAAGACGCAGACGCAATCGTCGACATAGTGAGCAATACTAGCATCACTTTTATGACTGGTCATGTACTTCGATACTTTCCCGAGTACGTTGAGGCGAAACGACGTATCGACGCTGGTGAAGTCGGCATACTAGGCACTCTACACACCGAACGCCTCTCGTCGCCGCCGCGATATGGTACTAACTCATGGTTCGGTGACAGAGAACAAAGTGGGGGTGTACTACTCGATATGGCAATTCATGATTTCGACTATCTCCGCTGGGTCGTGGGTGAGGTTGACCACGTGTTCGCCCGCACTGCCGAGTGGGATGATGGCCACCTGAATGAGCATTCTTCGGTACTACTACGCTTTGAAGATGGAACGGCCGCTCATGTTGAGGCGTCATGGGGTTACCCAGAAGGATCACCCTTTATTACCAGCTACGAACTCGCCGGTGACGAGGGGCTGCTAGAGTTCGACGCACGAGACGAGAATGCCGTTCGTATCTCTGGTGGTGCAGAGGGAACAAATGCCCCTGTCAGTCCGCTGGCGAAGAGCCCATACACGAAGGAACTCGAACACTTCATCGACTGTGCCGAGAATGGACGCGACCCAGATATCTCACCGGATGATGCGCGTCAAGCGGTCAGAATCGCTCTCGCGGCTATCGAGTCAAGCGAACGCGGTGAACCCGTCTCACCCATGGAGGTGGGCGCATGA
- a CDS encoding Cdc6/Cdc18 family protein: protein MPGCDESVENASALGDAFSVQDHVFSKKQFLDVGYVPDPDHIVARNEEIRRLAGSLTPAIVGEEPNNVFLYGKTGTGKSLCAKYTTRRVVEGAQNDVSVGRVIVDCSQENTETRAIRATVRGLNDPEMTGLTVPETGFGRSRYYSLLWNILDTRFDVVLIVLDELDRLEGTDFLMQLSRATEANKLERCSVGLIGLSNKMKYRNRLEERVKSSLQEREIIFTPYDRDALRAIIRSRSNAFNSDVLSDDVVSKCAALAADEHGDARKAINLLRHAGELATTNGADKITVQHVHSANNLAERDRVNALLAGSTIQQKATLLAVVSLALVEKTRTFRTPEVYAAYEDICVELGLETLSKRRIHDLLREWEFLEVLEITRTGGGRARGSYLRHRLLEDPSVIRSAFEKSDRFARISTTAGTTTTTWSNI from the coding sequence ATGCCAGGATGCGACGAATCGGTCGAGAACGCAAGTGCGCTTGGAGACGCATTTAGTGTGCAAGATCACGTCTTCTCAAAGAAACAGTTCCTCGATGTCGGATACGTCCCTGATCCGGATCATATCGTAGCTCGGAACGAGGAGATTCGCCGTCTGGCAGGCTCGCTCACTCCCGCCATTGTAGGAGAGGAACCGAACAATGTGTTCCTGTACGGGAAAACAGGAACCGGAAAGTCACTTTGTGCCAAATATACTACTCGTCGGGTCGTTGAAGGAGCACAAAATGATGTTTCGGTCGGCCGCGTTATCGTCGACTGTTCACAAGAGAACACCGAGACTCGTGCGATCAGGGCAACTGTACGGGGATTAAACGACCCAGAAATGACTGGGCTCACCGTTCCCGAAACGGGGTTTGGACGCTCACGATATTACAGTCTTCTCTGGAACATTCTTGATACACGCTTCGACGTCGTACTTATCGTCCTCGACGAACTCGACCGGCTAGAAGGAACGGACTTTCTCATGCAACTATCGCGTGCAACTGAAGCGAACAAGCTCGAACGCTGTTCGGTTGGTCTCATTGGTCTCAGCAATAAGATGAAATATCGGAATCGGCTCGAAGAACGTGTTAAAAGCAGCCTCCAAGAGCGCGAAATCATCTTCACACCGTACGACCGCGATGCACTCCGTGCGATAATCCGAAGTCGGTCAAACGCCTTCAACAGCGACGTACTTTCCGACGACGTGGTATCGAAGTGTGCAGCTCTCGCTGCAGACGAACATGGCGACGCACGAAAGGCGATTAACCTGCTTCGCCACGCTGGTGAACTCGCCACAACAAACGGAGCAGATAAAATCACTGTCCAGCACGTGCATAGCGCCAATAACTTAGCTGAGCGTGACCGAGTCAATGCGCTTCTCGCTGGGTCGACGATTCAGCAGAAAGCAACGCTACTCGCAGTCGTCTCGTTAGCACTCGTCGAGAAGACAAGGACGTTTAGGACACCAGAAGTGTATGCTGCCTACGAAGATATCTGCGTTGAGTTGGGCTTGGAGACGCTCTCGAAGCGGCGCATCCATGACCTCTTGCGGGAGTGGGAGTTCCTTGAAGTGCTCGAAATCACTCGGACGGGTGGTGGACGAGCTCGTGGGAGTTATCTCCGGCATCGCCTGCTTGAGGATCCGTCGGTCATCCGTTCAGCGTTTGAGAAAAGCGACCGATTTGCTCGGATCAGCACTACGGCCGGTACGACTACAACTACTTGGTCGAATATCTAA
- a CDS encoding PIG-L deacetylase family protein → MHLTAIVAHPDDAEIFCGGTLAKHADRGDDVTIVYMTRGEYGGFDTTETEVAATRETEAEAAAETLGAEAEFLDFEDGRITYSMENRLQLVDVLREHRPDIVLTHFGDDMHPDHRTTSQLVSDAYYMCSLPLLKTEAKPWEPQNVYYFGKPTSSFEPEMYIDIGDYQSTKEEAILKHESQVEWLKEHGGIDAEFDGLIEDTRAEARVLGRTRGVKFAEGFVPLHKSATEFLS, encoded by the coding sequence ATGCATCTCACAGCAATAGTTGCACATCCCGATGACGCGGAAATCTTTTGTGGCGGAACGCTCGCCAAGCACGCCGACCGCGGTGATGACGTGACGATAGTCTACATGACTCGCGGCGAATATGGTGGCTTCGACACGACCGAAACAGAAGTGGCAGCCACGCGTGAAACTGAAGCTGAAGCTGCCGCTGAAACGCTCGGCGCTGAAGCGGAGTTCCTTGATTTTGAGGATGGTCGCATTACGTACTCGATGGAAAACCGACTTCAGTTAGTGGACGTACTCCGCGAACACCGACCGGACATCGTGCTCACGCACTTCGGCGATGACATGCATCCTGATCACCGAACAACCTCTCAGTTGGTGAGCGACGCATACTACATGTGCTCGCTCCCACTATTGAAGACGGAAGCAAAGCCGTGGGAACCACAGAACGTCTATTATTTCGGCAAACCAACGTCCTCGTTCGAACCCGAGATGTATATTGACATCGGTGATTACCAATCGACAAAGGAGGAGGCAATTCTCAAACATGAATCGCAGGTTGAATGGCTCAAAGAGCACGGCGGCATCGATGCGGAGTTTGATGGACTCATTGAGGACACACGCGCCGAAGCTCGTGTATTGGGTCGCACTCGTGGAGTCAAATTCGCTGAAGGCTTCGTTCCACTCCATAAAAGTGCCACTGAGTTTCTTAGTTGA
- a CDS encoding sugar phosphate isomerase/epimerase family protein has product MGFPETSLQTNAELLAAAGYDGIEPNLTVDGPLWDDEVVDEFADRVDELGLDVPAVSTTIHWEQQLSSADEETRMAGVEAGERMIKVADTLDAGAVLIVPAIVDEETSYDTAYDRALDSVRRLAEVGAQNDVVVCVENVWNNFLLSPLEFARFIDQASESGPVGAYFDVGNVKRFGHPEQWIRILGERIERIHVKDYRADVDTIDAFTYPLEGDVDWTAVTEALLAIGYDGWVTAEVPPYRTAPERMPPRVCSDLNYLFS; this is encoded by the coding sequence ATGGGGTTCCCAGAGACCAGTCTTCAAACGAATGCAGAACTCCTTGCAGCCGCCGGATATGACGGTATCGAACCGAATTTGACCGTCGACGGGCCGCTGTGGGATGACGAGGTGGTCGATGAATTCGCTGACCGAGTTGACGAACTCGGGCTTGATGTTCCCGCCGTATCAACGACAATCCACTGGGAGCAGCAGTTATCGAGCGCGGACGAAGAAACACGCATGGCTGGCGTCGAGGCCGGTGAACGGATGATTAAAGTTGCAGATACACTTGATGCTGGGGCTGTGCTTATCGTTCCAGCTATCGTTGACGAGGAGACATCCTATGATACGGCATACGACCGTGCGCTAGACTCAGTTCGGCGCCTCGCCGAGGTTGGAGCTCAAAATGATGTGGTAGTCTGCGTAGAAAACGTCTGGAACAACTTTTTGCTCTCGCCATTGGAGTTTGCCAGATTTATCGATCAAGCATCTGAATCCGGGCCGGTCGGGGCATATTTCGACGTTGGAAACGTCAAGCGCTTCGGTCATCCTGAACAGTGGATTCGAATCCTCGGCGAACGAATCGAACGCATCCACGTGAAAGATTACCGGGCCGATGTAGATACGATAGACGCCTTCACCTACCCATTGGAAGGTGACGTCGACTGGACGGCCGTTACTGAGGCACTGTTAGCCATTGGCTACGACGGATGGGTGACGGCCGAAGTACCACCGTACCGGACAGCACCCGAACGAATGCCACCGCGCGTCTGTTCTGATCTCAACTATCTTTTCTCGTAG
- a CDS encoding Gfo/Idh/MocA family protein: MTLSIGFIGAGGIASVHLETLDNAIDGGLKNHNGDTIDVELAAIADVNKNRAQEAATSQNATAYTDGVELLRSESIDAVVVTVPPFAHGDYERIAAKHDIDVFVEKPVDLSLDTARETARRIKESNILAQVGYVCRYGHITERAIELLDGRQIGHIDSTYWAPIPETPWWQEQRHSGGQIVEQSTHVYDLHRYLAGEVTDVVGSGTDQLLVDEIDFQDATSVTLDHESGVVSHISSTCTSPTFRFEVRIAAEDAYLELDYSDHSLSGTVDGEVVQFETDDNWYAREFESFIRAVAERDSTWAKTSKHVDVRSDFEDAVKTLDLTLSAREAAESFEPTLRE, encoded by the coding sequence GTGACACTCTCGATCGGGTTCATCGGCGCAGGAGGCATCGCTTCGGTTCACTTAGAAACTCTGGATAATGCGATAGATGGGGGACTGAAAAATCACAACGGGGACACTATCGACGTAGAACTAGCGGCCATCGCCGACGTCAACAAGAACCGAGCGCAGGAAGCCGCTACCTCTCAGAACGCCACAGCATACACTGACGGAGTGGAACTTCTCAGATCCGAATCGATTGACGCGGTCGTCGTGACTGTTCCACCATTTGCTCATGGTGACTACGAACGGATAGCAGCAAAGCACGACATCGACGTTTTTGTCGAGAAACCAGTCGATCTGTCTCTCGACACAGCGCGCGAGACAGCGCGACGAATCAAAGAATCGAATATCCTTGCACAGGTTGGTTATGTCTGCCGCTATGGACATATAACAGAGCGAGCAATTGAATTGCTCGATGGCCGTCAGATCGGTCACATCGATAGCACATATTGGGCTCCGATTCCCGAGACACCATGGTGGCAAGAGCAAAGGCACTCGGGTGGACAGATTGTCGAACAGTCGACGCACGTGTACGACCTCCACCGATACCTCGCCGGTGAAGTAACGGATGTGGTTGGGAGTGGAACCGACCAGTTGCTCGTTGACGAAATCGACTTTCAGGACGCGACGTCGGTGACGCTCGATCACGAGTCGGGTGTCGTCTCACACATTTCCTCGACCTGCACCTCCCCGACCTTCCGTTTCGAGGTGCGCATCGCCGCAGAAGATGCGTATCTCGAACTCGACTATAGTGATCACTCGCTCTCGGGCACCGTCGACGGCGAGGTAGTTCAGTTCGAGACTGATGACAATTGGTATGCTCGTGAGTTTGAGTCGTTTATTCGTGCAGTAGCCGAACGTGACAGTACATGGGCGAAGACATCGAAACATGTCGATGTGCGATCGGATTTCGAAGACGCAGTAAAAACACTTGATCTCACTCTTTCCGCACGTGAAGCCGCTGAATCGTTTGAGCCGACATTGCGTGAATAG
- a CDS encoding ABC transporter ATP-binding protein, whose protein sequence is MGKLDIRNLRKEFADENQSIIAVDDLNIDVKDGEFLIFVGPSGCGKSTTLRCIAGLESVTSGEILLNGDSITNQPPTERDIAMVFQNYALYPHMSARKNIGFGLKMSTNMSGDDIDRRVEQVAEMMGINDLLDKKPGELSGGQQQRVALGRAIVREPEVFLMDEPLSNLDAKLRTTMRTELQNLQQDLGITTIYVTHDQTEAMTMGDRIAILDGGELQQLGTPLECYYEPNNRFVAGFIGSPSMNFFEVEYTNGTLVHDGFQQELSQETREELAGHEGPLTLGIRPESLDIATGNEPGSISAPVSVTEPMGEITYVYVDIGSNRCTVTLNGEQVVETGTTLNLVIPEEKMHLFDAETGEAIKSRNVSTATNVDVNARA, encoded by the coding sequence ATGGGTAAGTTAGACATCCGCAACCTCCGGAAAGAGTTCGCGGACGAGAATCAGTCGATCATTGCAGTTGACGATCTGAACATCGATGTTAAAGATGGAGAATTTCTCATCTTTGTTGGTCCATCGGGGTGTGGGAAGTCGACGACGCTTCGTTGCATTGCCGGACTGGAGTCGGTCACCAGCGGTGAAATTCTCCTCAACGGTGACTCGATCACGAATCAACCACCTACCGAGCGCGACATTGCAATGGTCTTCCAGAATTACGCACTGTACCCGCATATGTCCGCCCGAAAAAACATCGGTTTCGGGCTTAAGATGTCGACGAACATGTCGGGAGATGATATTGATCGGCGCGTAGAGCAGGTAGCAGAGATGATGGGCATTAATGACTTACTTGACAAGAAGCCGGGAGAACTTTCGGGCGGCCAACAACAGCGCGTCGCGCTTGGACGCGCTATTGTCCGGGAACCAGAAGTATTCCTGATGGACGAACCGCTGTCGAACCTTGATGCGAAACTTCGGACGACAATGCGTACTGAACTTCAGAATCTCCAGCAGGATCTCGGAATCACTACGATCTACGTTACGCACGACCAGACCGAAGCGATGACGATGGGCGACCGAATTGCCATCCTCGATGGCGGTGAGCTTCAACAACTTGGGACGCCATTGGAATGTTATTACGAGCCAAACAACCGATTCGTCGCCGGTTTCATTGGATCCCCGTCGATGAACTTCTTTGAGGTCGAGTACACCAATGGCACGCTGGTTCACGATGGTTTCCAGCAGGAACTTTCACAGGAAACCCGGGAAGAACTTGCTGGACACGAAGGTCCATTGACGCTCGGTATTCGTCCCGAAAGCCTCGACATTGCTACAGGCAACGAACCCGGTTCGATTTCGGCTCCAGTTTCTGTGACGGAACCAATGGGGGAGATTACCTACGTTTACGTCGACATTGGCAGTAACCGGTGTACGGTGACGCTCAATGGAGAGCAGGTGGTCGAAACCGGAACGACGCTTAACCTTGTTATCCCTGAGGAAAAGATGCATCTCTTCGACGCCGAAACCGGCGAGGCGATCAAATCGCGAAACGTCTCCACTGCTACCAACGTCGACGTGAACGCTCGCGCCTAA
- a CDS encoding extracellular solute-binding protein, producing MTMAGAAGAASLAGCSGSGDSNGSGSGNGGGNGESSATLWAWNDPGLSPIRKKQAKALAEKSDKISDISWEYYPFENYLAKATTAIPAGNAPDSLALSVLWVPRFADKGVALDLEKNGFNPDDYVPAARSNASYNGTLWAVPWYADCRLVAINKKMFKEAGLEVPDPTRRPSWEEFGSWVDTLAKEHGTGYSMSAGEGFDCFALSNGSGYLNDDGTKAMINNDAALEAANFLQPKIVKDKSIIARNPGGTLAIEDLLAGESAMCFAGSWNYPRLRDSGLDWQYIPYPSGPQIDKSHTWSAGVFYSIPSRGGANQEIGLEWLNYINSMEVQKSVTKSMGGFPGRKDAYETDTFKQFIKDNPKLKPVAQEMENTVSFPSHPEVSKMWDSVHTQAQAMWQGTDPKQALDKAAQDINALL from the coding sequence ATGACTATGGCCGGTGCGGCTGGTGCAGCAAGTTTAGCTGGCTGTTCGGGCAGTGGTGATAGCAATGGAAGCGGCTCCGGTAACGGAGGCGGAAACGGTGAATCATCGGCAACGCTGTGGGCATGGAATGACCCTGGTCTCTCACCGATTCGAAAGAAACAGGCGAAGGCTCTTGCAGAAAAGAGCGACAAAATATCCGACATTAGCTGGGAGTACTATCCGTTCGAGAACTACCTAGCGAAGGCAACAACGGCCATCCCTGCCGGAAACGCCCCAGATAGCCTGGCGCTTTCGGTCCTCTGGGTTCCACGATTTGCTGACAAAGGAGTCGCACTTGATCTCGAAAAGAACGGTTTCAACCCTGACGACTATGTCCCGGCTGCAAGGAGCAACGCTAGCTATAATGGGACGCTGTGGGCAGTGCCATGGTACGCAGACTGCCGCTTAGTCGCAATTAACAAGAAGATGTTCAAGGAGGCAGGACTGGAAGTACCTGACCCTACGCGCCGTCCTAGCTGGGAGGAATTCGGCTCTTGGGTCGATACGCTAGCCAAAGAGCATGGAACCGGCTACTCGATGTCGGCAGGCGAAGGGTTTGACTGCTTCGCGCTTTCGAACGGAAGCGGCTATCTCAACGACGATGGTACAAAGGCAATGATCAACAACGACGCTGCACTAGAGGCAGCGAACTTCCTGCAACCCAAGATTGTCAAGGATAAGTCGATCATTGCACGTAACCCAGGTGGAACCTTAGCTATTGAGGATCTCCTCGCTGGGGAGTCGGCAATGTGTTTTGCTGGGTCCTGGAACTACCCACGTCTGCGCGACAGTGGGCTAGACTGGCAATACATTCCATACCCAAGTGGCCCACAGATAGATAAAAGCCATACATGGAGTGCTGGAGTATTTTATAGCATTCCAAGTCGCGGCGGTGCAAACCAGGAAATTGGGCTAGAATGGCTGAACTATATTAACTCGATGGAAGTTCAAAAGTCCGTGACAAAATCTATGGGTGGCTTTCCTGGTCGTAAGGATGCATATGAAACGGACACTTTCAAGCAATTCATCAAGGACAATCCAAAACTAAAGCCGGTCGCTCAAGAGATGGAGAATACGGTTTCGTTCCCAAGCCATCCGGAAGTGTCGAAGATGTGGGATAGTGTTCATACACAGGCGCAGGCAATGTGGCAGGGGACGGACCCGAAACAGGCGCTTGATAAGGCAGCCCAAGACATCAACGCATTACTCTAA
- a CDS encoding carbohydrate ABC transporter permease, giving the protein MAQSQELQRIRRRFSGYLSVSNVGENDTDLSWYAIVLPKVVLFAAILLVPFLGAFYISLHEWAPLAQSHPFVGLDNYVRLFNDPVFWNAIINTAGYSFALLVFDVPIALGLALLLNMNLRGTKFYSGAIFLPVVTSWVVVSLIWSWLYNPEYGLLNAALGTIGLPQLSWLQSSSTALASIALMSIWKHIGFNMVIFLAGLKGIPDDFYEAAIVDGANRWERFRYITLPLLKPTTFFVVVVTLIFSFRVYTQVYVMTQGGPVRSTYTIVYYFWQTGFQQFEMGYASAIAVVLFLIVFGLSTLQQRTWGDNVEY; this is encoded by the coding sequence ATGGCACAGTCACAAGAGTTACAGCGCATTCGACGTCGCTTTAGTGGATATTTGTCAGTCTCGAATGTTGGGGAGAACGATACCGACTTGTCATGGTATGCCATTGTGCTGCCAAAGGTGGTTCTCTTTGCGGCGATCCTCCTTGTGCCGTTTCTTGGAGCTTTTTACATCAGCCTTCACGAATGGGCCCCGCTAGCACAATCGCATCCCTTTGTTGGTCTAGACAACTATGTGAGGTTGTTCAATGATCCGGTCTTTTGGAATGCAATAATTAACACCGCAGGATACAGCTTCGCGCTCCTCGTCTTCGACGTGCCTATCGCGCTTGGGTTAGCACTGTTATTGAATATGAACCTCCGCGGGACGAAGTTCTACTCTGGCGCGATTTTCCTCCCTGTCGTAACTTCGTGGGTTGTTGTTTCACTCATCTGGTCGTGGCTCTATAATCCCGAATACGGTTTGTTGAATGCCGCACTTGGAACGATTGGACTGCCGCAGCTATCATGGCTTCAAAGTTCAAGCACAGCGTTGGCATCAATTGCACTCATGAGCATCTGGAAGCATATTGGCTTTAACATGGTCATCTTCCTTGCTGGGCTGAAAGGCATCCCAGACGATTTCTATGAAGCAGCGATTGTCGACGGGGCAAATCGCTGGGAACGCTTCCGCTACATCACACTGCCACTGTTGAAGCCGACGACATTCTTCGTGGTCGTCGTGACACTTATCTTCTCGTTCCGTGTCTATACACAAGTGTACGTGATGACACAGGGCGGGCCAGTGCGATCAACATACACCATCGTCTATTATTTCTGGCAGACAGGGTTCCAGCAGTTCGAAATGGGATATGCAAGTGCGATCGCAGTTGTGCTGTTCCTCATCGTTTTCGGGTTGAGCACCCTGCAACAACGTACCTGGGGTGATAACGTTGAGTACTGA
- a CDS encoding carbohydrate ABC transporter permease, translating to MITLSTDGLEFDDNRPSVEQERSWYDLLAKSVAHLILIAASAIMTIPFIWAFLTSLKPENKIFTTIRQIIPANPTFANYINVWMQNPLDRWILNSLVLAVGVVFFTLVLDTLAGYALAKGDFKGKSLVYTLVIGTLVIPPQVVLVPLYLEMNALNWSNTYWAIMVLYIANPFGTFMMRQFFLGVPDSLLEAARMDGCSTIQIYTRIMLPLAKPALSSLGVFTFIFVWGAFLWPLVILNDSAMYPLQVGIGLLTGRYSSQWGQLLAAVILAALPVIAAYLLAQRTFMEGIALTGGKG from the coding sequence GTGATAACGTTGAGTACTGACGGACTTGAGTTCGACGACAATCGACCAAGTGTTGAACAGGAGAGGTCGTGGTACGATCTGCTCGCAAAGAGTGTCGCCCACTTGATCCTGATCGCTGCAAGTGCGATCATGACTATCCCGTTCATCTGGGCGTTTCTCACCTCTCTTAAGCCCGAAAACAAGATATTTACCACTATTAGGCAAATAATCCCAGCAAATCCGACATTTGCCAACTACATTAATGTCTGGATGCAGAACCCACTCGACCGTTGGATTCTCAATAGTCTCGTGTTGGCAGTCGGTGTCGTGTTCTTTACGTTAGTGCTAGACACGCTTGCTGGATATGCGCTCGCAAAGGGTGACTTCAAGGGCAAGTCACTCGTCTACACTCTCGTCATTGGGACGCTCGTCATTCCACCCCAAGTGGTGCTCGTCCCACTATATTTGGAGATGAACGCACTAAACTGGTCGAACACGTACTGGGCGATTATGGTGTTGTATATCGCCAACCCATTTGGGACATTCATGATGCGTCAATTCTTCCTTGGGGTTCCAGACTCACTCCTTGAGGCGGCGCGGATGGACGGCTGTAGCACAATTCAAATCTATACGCGCATTATGCTGCCACTGGCGAAGCCGGCGCTCTCGTCGTTGGGTGTGTTCACCTTTATCTTCGTCTGGGGAGCGTTCCTCTGGCCCCTGGTCATTCTCAACGACTCGGCGATGTACCCCCTCCAGGTCGGTATCGGACTGCTCACCGGACGATATAGCTCGCAGTGGGGACAGCTACTTGCGGCGGTTATCCTGGCCGCATTGCCCGTCATTGCTGCATACCTGCTCGCGCAGCGAACCTTCATGGAAGGTATTGCACTCACAGGAGGGAAAGGATAG
- a CDS encoding M81 family metallopeptidase: MKIAVGTMSHETNTFAKGSTGLGAFSTAIDTDLLKTDNVGRSLGGIVEKLEQNGVEIVPTIGASALPSATVEREAFEWVKQRLVDRLDGEDIDGVCLDLHGSMFVEGEPDPEGNLLLAVRDAVGSDVPITSALDMHATITGRMVEQLDGIAGYRTAPHTDVYETGARAANLLLAAVRGKVSLAIGWNRLPMILSGEQSESEAEPMRTLIGLLREADKIDGIYDANYFLGFPWADTPHMGCHSLVTGDASGSAIVDETAADLAREFWQRRHGFAFTTEAHKPSTALNEAIKTNVRPVVIADTGDIPGAGASENATNLLSEILNRTDLGTTLIAVIADADSYDTCCTASVGTTVSLSIGRVYPDRSPLEVTGTLVRHLNTDAVRTVLISIDDGTDVVISDRRTNVHRDPEFVRRFEIEPTERDVVVLKSGYLSPAWKEVAAKRLFALTPGETNQRLTELPYERIPRPIFPLDSDTTWSS; this comes from the coding sequence ATGAAAATCGCTGTTGGAACGATGAGCCATGAGACTAACACGTTTGCGAAGGGTTCGACCGGATTAGGAGCGTTTTCGACCGCAATCGATACTGACCTATTGAAAACAGATAACGTAGGACGTTCCCTTGGCGGTATCGTCGAAAAGCTTGAGCAAAATGGTGTAGAAATTGTGCCAACGATTGGTGCGAGTGCCCTCCCGTCGGCGACTGTCGAGCGAGAAGCATTTGAGTGGGTAAAACAGCGTCTCGTTGATCGACTCGACGGCGAGGATATAGATGGGGTTTGTCTCGACCTTCACGGTTCAATGTTTGTTGAAGGCGAACCTGATCCAGAAGGGAACCTTCTCTTAGCGGTTCGCGACGCCGTTGGTAGTGATGTGCCAATAACCTCGGCACTCGACATGCATGCGACCATCACCGGACGGATGGTCGAGCAGCTTGACGGCATCGCAGGCTATCGAACTGCTCCACACACCGATGTATATGAAACGGGTGCCCGAGCAGCGAATTTGCTGCTCGCTGCTGTTCGCGGCAAAGTTTCGCTTGCTATAGGATGGAACCGGCTCCCCATGATACTATCTGGAGAGCAATCGGAGTCCGAGGCAGAACCAATGCGTACGCTCATCGGTCTGCTCCGTGAGGCAGATAAAATTGATGGCATCTACGATGCAAACTATTTCTTGGGGTTCCCATGGGCCGATACGCCCCACATGGGATGTCACTCGCTCGTGACCGGGGACGCATCTGGATCAGCCATCGTCGATGAGACCGCAGCCGATCTTGCACGCGAGTTTTGGCAGCGACGGCATGGTTTTGCATTCACCACAGAAGCACATAAACCATCGACCGCACTGAATGAAGCGATAAAAACGAATGTTCGACCGGTTGTTATCGCCGATACAGGTGACATCCCCGGCGCGGGTGCGAGCGAGAACGCAACAAACCTCCTTTCGGAGATTTTGAACCGAACCGACCTCGGAACAACACTGATCGCTGTAATTGCTGACGCCGATAGCTACGATACGTGCTGCACAGCAAGCGTTGGAACCACAGTCTCGCTTTCAATCGGTCGTGTCTATCCAGACAGATCACCGCTCGAAGTTACAGGAACATTGGTCAGACATCTCAATACCGATGCCGTCAGGACCGTCCTCATATCGATCGACGACGGCACAGACGTGGTAATCAGCGATCGCCGGACAAACGTCCACCGCGACCCTGAATTTGTTCGACGGTTCGAAATCGAACCCACAGAACGGGATGTCGTCGTACTGAAAAGTGGATATCTTAGTCCAGCCTGGAAAGAAGTCGCTGCGAAGCGTCTCTTCGCGTTGACACCTGGTGAGACTAATCAGCGACTTACTGAATTGCCATACGAGCGTATTCCACGTCCCATCTTTCCACTAGACAGTGACACGACATGGTCGTCATGA